A region of the Kribbella sp. NBC_01245 genome:
CGCAACCAGGCGACGCCGCCGGGGGAGTAGGGCGGGGACGGTACGAGGTAGTTCGGATCAGTCAGCACGCGACGAGAGTAAAGCGCGATCGCTTCGTCGCCGGCCGAAGCGATCAGGAGTCGATCGCGTTCGTCTTGGGACTGCTGGGTGTGCTGGTTGCGTCAGTTGCCGCTGGCGCCTATCTCGCACGGGCAAGGTCCTTGGGTTGGCGCGTGGTGGCCGGCGTCGCCGCCGTACTGATCGTCGGTCTGGTCATCTGGTTGGGGCAGACCGCGCTGACGGCGCTGCCTGGTGACAGCTGGGTGCAGGAGGAGGCGATCTTTGGTGTGGTCGGACTCCTTGCCGTAGTCGCGGCGATTGCAACCCTTCGCCGGCCCGCAGGCGCTGGAGCGGCTGCCGGCTAGCCCGCAGGCAGTGGACCCGCCGCCCCGCCAGCTGCGTGGCCGGCCGCTTTAAGGCTGTCTGAAGGACTCCGCGCAGGCTGCGAAGAGGCCGGACAACGGGCCTGGCCTGATCAGGGGAGGAAACCATGAACAAGTACCGGCTGGCCGGAATGGTCGCGGCGCTCGGCGTGCTCGGCGCGGGCGGAGTCGCCTACGCGGCGATCCCGGATCCGCAGGGAGTGATCAACGCCTGCTACAAGAAGAGCGGCCTGCTGCAAGAGCCCGGAGCACTGAGAGTCTCGGACACCGGCTGCCGCACCACGGAAATCCCACTCGCCTGGTCACAGCGCGGTCCAGCCGGTCCACAGGGAGTGCCGGGCGCGCAAGGCGTACCTGGCCCGCAAGGCATTCCCGGCCAGCAAGGACTGCCTGGCCAGCAAGGGCTGCCCGGTGAGAAAGGCGAGAAAGGCGAAACCGGGCCTCAAGGTGTGCCGGGCTTCTCGGACGCCTACATCGGCAAGGAGGGCAACACCCGCCTCCTCAATCGACAGTGGACCACCGTGATGTCGGTCGATCTGCCCGCCGGCTACTACGTCGTACTCGGCAAGGCCGGCCTCTTCTCCCACCACAGCGCCAAGGACGACGCGAGGTGTGCACTGCAGAAGACCTACCGTGACGACAACACCCACGTCACCCTCGGCGCCAACTCCACCTCGGCCGACTCCCTCGAGGTCAGCCTGCAAGGCGTCGCGATCCTCGGCGCACCCACCACGGTGACCATGATCTGCCTTGCCCAGAACGGCTTCGCCTCACCCCAACTCACCGCACTCAAGGTCGGCGAGCTTCATCTGCCGAACTAGCCGCGCCCGAAACTGCTCGGTAGTTGGCTATTGACGTCACTTCCGCGCATCCAACAGAGTATCCGGACGGCCAGCCAACCCTGAGGAGTCCACCGTGCCGTCCAGCCTGCGTCGTCGTACCCTGCTGCAACTCGGACTGGCCGCGGCGGCCGTCGCCGCCACTGACTTGAGGCACACGCCGGGTGCGCTGGCGGCCGACGAGTTCGATGCGCTCCGGTTGCGGTGGCTGGCGCTCAGCACCGGCGGAGCGATCGACCCGGCGGACCCGATGTATGCGGCCGGTCTCGCGCGGCTTGGCGCTGACGCGGTCACCTACCGGGACACCATGCTCACGTCGGCGGACCGGTCTGCGCTTTGGCCGGATCTGCCGTTGAGTTCGGCCTCGGGGAACTTCTCGATCAGCTATACCCGGCTGCGGACGATGGCGCTGGCCCGGGCGACCCGGGGTACAGCGGTCACCGACGATCAGGGTGTGGGGGAGCAGATCGTCGGCGCGCTGGATTTCCTGTACGCCAAGGCCTACAACGAGACCAAGCCGGAGACCGGCAACTGGTGGTTCTGGGAGATCGGGGCACCGCGGGCTCTCACGGAGACCTGTGTCTTCGCGTACGACGCACTCGACGCGACCCGGATCTCGACGTACCTGAAGGCCGTCGACCGGTTCGTCCCGGACCCCAATCGACGTACCAACTCGCCGAACCTGCGGGAGACCGGGGCGAACCGGGTGGACAAGGCGGTCATCGTCGCGTTGCGCGGCATCCTCGGGCGTACGGCGGCCAAGGTGGCCGCGGGGCGGGACGCGTTGAGCGACGTCGCCGAGGCCGGCCGGAACAGCGTCTTCAAGTACGTCGAGTCGGGCGACGGCTTCTATCGCGACGGCTCGTTCATCCAGCACGGGAACCTCGCCTATGTCGGTACCTACGGCAACGTCGCGCTGAGTGGAGTGGCGAACCTCTTCTACCTGCTTGGTGGTTCGTCCTGGGAGATCACCGATCCGAATCGGGTGGTGATCCTGGACGCGGTCGAGGCGAGCTTCGCGCCGTTCATGTCGAACGGGCTGATGATGGACTGCGTCTCCGGCCGTGCGATCTCTCGCGAGCGCGCCGGCGACCACCGGCATGGCCACGGCACGACCTCGAGCGTGCTGCTGCTCGCCGGCGGTGTCGACGAGCCTTTCGCGTCGCGGTTCCGCCGCCTCGCCAAGGACTGGATCACCAGCGACCGGCTGGACGACTATCTCGCGGAGGCGTCCATTCCGGAGATCGCCCGGGCCAAGGCGGTGCTGGCGGATCCCGAGGTCCGGCCGTTGCCCGAAGCGCTCCGGCACGACCAGTTCTACAACCAGGACCGGGTGGTGCATCGTCGCCCTGGCTGGACGTTCGCGATCGCGATGTCGTCGCGGCGGATGGCGCGGTACGAGTGGGGCAACGGCGAGAATCTGCGCGGCTGGCATGTCGGAGACGGCATGACCTATCTGTACAACGACGATCATGGCCAGTTCAATGACGCCTTCTGGCCCACGGTTGATGCGATGAGGCTGCCTGGTACGACGGTCAGCACTCGGCAGCGCGTACCGCACGGCAGTACGGGCGGCACGGGGACGACGTCTGCCTATGCGGATTGGGTGGGCGGAGCGTCGTACCGCGATGTCGCCGGCGCGGTCGGCATGCATCTGATCAACCACGACAAGAGCGTGCAGGCCAGGAAGTCCTGGTTCTGCCTGTCCGACGCGGTCGTCGCCCTGGGTGCCGGCATCAGCGGCACTGACGGTCACCCGGTCGCCACGATCGTCGAGAACCGCAATCTGCACACCGACGGCGTGGACGCACTCGTAATCGACGGCGTGGCTCAGCCCCCGGTCCAGGGTTGGACGGCGGAGTGCAGCGGGGCGACTTGGGCGCACCTGGCAGGCACCGGGGGATACCTCTTTCCCCTTGGTGGCGACCTGCACGGGCGGCGGGAGGAACGGACCGGTTCCTGGCGCGAGATCAACACCGGCAACGACACCGGCGGTTCTACGACGCCGCACACCCGGCGTTACCTGTCGCTGTGGCTGGACCACGGCATCAACCCGACGGCGGCCGGTTACGCCTACGTTCTGTTGCCTGGAGCAACGATCGAGCGGACCGCGGAACTCGCGTCGGACTCCGGCTTCGAGATTCTGGCGAACTCGGCCATCGTCCAGGCGATCAGGGCAGTTCGGGACCGGCTGACGCTCGCGAACTTCTGGGCTGCGGCCACGGCCGGTGGAATCGTGACGACCGGCCCGGCCTCGGTGGTCGTGGGTCTGGATCACGGCACCGTGCATGTCGCGGTGGCGGATCCGGGGCGCACGCAGCAGACGGTCCGAGTGACGATCGACGAACCAGCGCGCATCGCCATCGCTTCCGACCCGGCCGTGACCGTGGTCGCCACCGGCAGGCGCCTCGTGCTCGACGTGGCGGTGGGCGGGACCCGCGGCGCCACGCACACCGCGAGCTTCAGTCGTGCCTGAGCTCAGGGGCCGGCGTTGCTGGCGGGTGGGCGGATGATGTGTTGTTCGATGGCGCGGGCGACGGCGGCGGCGCGGGTGTCGACCTCGAGTTTGGTGTAGATGTGGGACAGGTGCGACTTGACCGTCGCCTCGCTGACGAACAGGCGTTTGGCCAGTTCGCGGTTCGACTGGCCGGTGGCGAGTAGGCCGAGGATCTCCACTTCGCGTTCGGTCAGGACCGGTCCCGGGGAGCCGGCCCGCTTCACCAGGCGGGCCGCGACCGCCGGGGCCAGGACCACTTCGCCGCGGGCGGTGCCGCGGATCGCGCGGAACAGGTCCTCGGGCGGCGCGTCCTTCAGCAGGTAGCCCGAGGCGCCGGCGTCGATCGCGCTCAGGATGTCCGCTTCGGTGTCGTACGTCGTGAGCACGAGCACCCGAGGCGGTTCCGGCAGCGCGCGCAGTCGTACGGTGACCTCGACGCCACCGGGACCGCGGCCGAGGTTGAGATCCATCAGTACGACGTCCGGCCGCACCGCCGCGACGAGTTGCTCGGCGCTGTGCGCGTCGGACGCCTCGCCGACCACGGTCAGGTCGTCCTGCCCGTCGACCAGTGCGCGCATCCCGGCACGGACCACTGGATGGTCGTCGACCAGCGCCACCCGGATCACGGGCGTTCCAAGGGGACCGAGGCAGCCAGCGCCGTACCTTCGCCCGGCTCGCTCTCGAGAACCAGCGTGCCGCCGAGCTCCTGGAGGCGATCGCGGATACCGGCCAGTCCCCGGCCGCGGTCCGGGGCGGTCGGTCGTGGGTCCTCGGGCAGGCCGCGGCCGTCGTCGCGTACGTCGAGCGCGACAGCGTCCGGCTGATAGGTGAGCGTGACCACGGCTGTGCTCGCGGCGGCGTGCTCGAGCACGTTCGCCAGGGCACCGCGCGCGGTACGCAGCAGTGCTGTCTCGATCTCCGGGCCGAGGCGTACCGGTGTTCCGTGGACCTGCACGCGGACCTCCACTTCGCTGTGCGCGGCGAGCCGTTCGCAGGTCTGCCGGAGTGCGTCGGCCAACGCGGGATCACCCGGTTCCGTCGCGAGCTCGGCGGGAGCCAGGTCGCGGACCACCCGACGTACCTCGTCCAGGCCGTCGCGGGCGGTCGCCGCTGCCTGGGTCGCGTGCTCGCGGGCCGCCGCCGGCCGGTTCTCCCACTCGCTGTCGGCAGCCTGCAGCAGCAGGTTGATGCTGGACAGGCCCTGGGCGACGCTGTCGTGGATCTCCCGCGACAGCCGTGCCCGCTCCGCCAGTACGCCGGCCCGGTGCTGCGCGTCGGCCAGGTCACCCTGCGCCGCGCGCAGCTCGTCCAGCAGCGACTGCCGGGCGAGCGCGTCCCGTTCCAGCACCCGGTACGCGCCGACCGCGAGCACCGCGACGCAGACCGGGCCGAGCAGGATCGTCGGGTCCAGGCGGTCCGACATCCGCGTCCACGTGACCACGGTCGTCACCACCATGGCGGCGACCACCGCACACGCCGGCCGGAACGGCAGCACGCGGAGCGCGACGAAGGACAGTGGTACGGCGCACCACGCGAACGAGGGGGCCAGCAGCACCAGGCCGAACCAGCCGGCGACGAGCAGGGCGAGCCAGAGCCAGCCGGGGAGCACCCGGTGCGCGGCGTACGTCGCCAGCAGGATCGCCGCCCCGGTGAGCACCCAGGGGGCCCGGTCGCCGAACCCGTGCCCGGACAGGTACCGCACCGCGGACGCCGCCACGAGAACGACGAACGTCGCGTGCAGCGCGGTCACCAGCCCGTCGGCACGGCCGAGGATCCCGGCGGCCCAAGCGGGGGTGGTCGGACGCGAACTCGAGGTGGTCATCTCGAGCCGATGGTAAGCCCGCCGGATCGCGGACCGAATCATCCGATCGGCTACTTCATGGTGGCCGAACGCCTGTCGTGCGCGGGTCGTCCGCCGACCAGGCTTGACCGTGTCGACCATCCAGCACCCTTGATGCGAGGTACTCATGTCTGTTCGTTCCGTGTCCGCGACCCTGGCGTTGTCCGCCGTACTGCTCGGCGCCGGGATGCCGGCGGCGTCCGCCCGGCCCGCCGCCTACGAACTGCCCGGCGACCCGGTGGTGAACGGTGCCGGCGGGTCGAAGTACGAGGGGATCGGGTACGACGCGCGGACGGAGCGGTTCTACGTGTCGGAAACCACCGGCGGCGAGATCCACCGCGGGTCGCTACGCTTCACCGCCGCCACCGAATGGCTGGCCGGTGACGGTACCGACGGCCGGTGGACCGCGCGCGGCGTCACCGTCGACGGACAGGGGCGGGTGTACGTCGCGGGCGGGCCGAACGGCATCGACCACCCGGGCGCGCCCGACATGTGGGTGTACGACGGGTCCGGCCGGCTGCTGGCCGCGCTGCGCACCGGCGTACCGAACGCATTCCTGAACGACGTCGTCATCGGCCCGGACGGCGCGGCGTACTTCACCAACTCGAACGCGCCGCAGGTGTTCCGCGTCGCCGAGCGGGACGGCTGCTGGACCGTTCGCACCTGGGCCGACGCGACCGGGACGATCCAGACGCAGACCGGGTTCAACCTCGGCGGCATCGTGGTCTCCGCGGACCGCCGCGCGGTGGTCGTTGCCCAGGGCAACGTCGGCAAGCTGTGGCGGTTCGACCTGCGCAGCGGCGCGGTCTCGCCGGTCGGGACCGGTGGCGCCGACTTGGTGAACGCCGACGGCCTGGTGCGAAGTGGTGAGTTGCTGTGGGTGGTGCGGAACTTCTCTCGGGTCCTGACCACGCTGCGGCTGTCCGACGATGGCAGCACGGCCACGCTGGTCGCGGCGACGCCCACCGACCCGAGCCGCGTGTTCACCACCGCGAAGCTGGCGCAGGGGCGCTTGCTGCTCGTCGACAGCAAGTTCGACGAGCCGGTGGGGCTCCCGCCGTACCAGGTGGTCGCACTCACCCCGCCGCGCCAATGAGGGGGTTAACACGCTGTTCACAATCGGGCAACAGGTCCGTAATGGCCGATTGACAATGTCGACATCGGCCGGTTCAGGAACGCCTGAGGGGACGGCCACGATGAAGGGACAGACGGTTGACCTACAAGGCCGAGTACATCTGGATCGACGGTACCGAGCCGAGCGCGCGACTTCGCTCGAAGACGAAGATCCTCGCCGACGGCGCCGAGCTGCCGGAGTGGGGCTTCGACGGTTCGAGCACCAACCAGGCACCCGGTGACAACTCGGACTGCGTACTCAAGCCGGTCTTCTCGTGTCCCGACCCGATCCGCGGCGGCGACCACAAGCTGGTGCTGTGCGAGGTCTACCTCGTCGACGGCACCCCGCACCCGACCAACAACCGGGCCAAGCTGCTCCCGATCGCCGAACAGTACGCCGAGCAGGATTCCTGGTTCGGCATCGAGCAGGAGTACACCTTCTTCCAGGAGGGACGCCCGCTCGGCTTCCCGGCCGTCGGCTTCCCCGCCCCGCAGGGCCCGTACTACTGCGGCGTCGGCGCCGACGAGGTCTTCGGCCGCGAGATCGTCGAGAAGCATCTGGACGCCTGTATCGAGGCGGGTCTGACGATCTCCGGCATCAACGCCGAGGTCATGCCCGGCCAGTGGGAGTTCCAGATCGGCCCGGTGGGTCCGGTCGACGTCGCCGACCACCTGTGGGTGGCCCGGTGGCTGCTCTACCGCATCGCCGAGGAGTACGACGTCGCCGCGACCCTGGACGCCAAGCCGGCCAAGGGTGACTGGAACGGCGCCGGTGCGCACACCAACTTCTCCACCCGGGCCATGCGCGAGGGCTACGACGCGATCGTCACCGCTTGCGAGTCCCTCGGCGCCCCAGGCAAGGTCGAGGAGCACATCGCGGGCTACGGCCACGGCATCGAAGAGCGCCTGACCGGCGCCCACGAGACCGCCCCGCACGACGTCTACAGCTACGGCGTCTCCGACCGCGGCGCTTCGGTCCGCATCCCGTGGCAGGTAGAGGTGGACAAGAAGGGCTACATCGAGGACCGCCGCCCCAACGCCAACATCGACCCCTACAACGTCACCCGCCTGCTGGTGAACACCTGCTGCGCCGCGCTGGAAAAGGCCGGCCAGGTCTGAGCACAGCGGCTCCGACGTCAGTCGGCCATGGCGGGCGTCAGTCGGCCCTGGCCGGCGTCAGGCGGAGGACGCGGGCGGAGGGTTCGGAGGTGTTCGTGGTGATGGTGAGCGCGTCGTCCGTCCAGCTGTAGGTCCAGTCGGCGAGGTCAGCGGGGAAGTGGGGTTCGATCCTTGCCCGGCGCAGGGGCAGCGTGATGGTGGACGGGCCAGCGGCGCGGTGCCAGAGGGTCAGGTAAGAGGCGTCGGGACCGTTGAGGGCAAGGGCGATCCACTCATCGGTCCACGCCGGCAGGCCCATCGGCCAGGCAGGCACGAGCGATTCGAGGTCATCGAGGATCGCGCGATGGGCGGACAGCGCCGAACGGATCAAGTCGAGCTCGGCCGGCGTCATTCGGTTGAGGTGGCCCGAGAGGTAAAGGCGGCCGGGAATACCGTTGACGAGCGCGAAGATGAACTCCTCGCGAGTGGTTCCGCTGATCGGGTAGGCCCAGTGGCCGGCTTGCTCGGGGAGTACGGCGGCCGGGGCGGCCGCGGTGATCGTTGCGTAGAGCAACGGATGTTCCTGGTCCGAGGTCGACTGCAGATGGAGCCGGGACAGCATGGCGTAGTCCGTTCGCATCGCACCCGAGGCGCAGTTCTCGATCAGCAGGTCGGGGTGACGTGTCTGCAGATCGTCGAGCCAGCCGAGCAGCGCGCGCTGGTGTTCCAGCAGCCCGTGACCCAGCGACGTACCAGCCTTGTCGGTGCCGGGGCCGGTCATCGTGTTGTTGTCGAACTTGAAGAAGCCGACGCCGAACTCGCGGATCAGCCGGTCGACGGTGTCGTCGAGGTGTGCGCGGGCGGCCGCGCTGCGCAGGTCGAGCAGGTACCGGCCGGACTCGGCGACCCGACGGCCACGGCGGCTCAGGAACGCTTCGTCGGGTAGGTCGTTCGCCATCGGCGAGCGCGTGCCGATCACCTCGGGTTCAAGCCAGAGGCCAGGCACCATGCCGCGTAAGTGGATCCGGTCGATCACCTCGGCGAGGCCGTTCGGGAAGCGGGTCGTCGACGGTTGCCACGCTCCGACCGTGTTCCACCAGTCGCCTTCGGCATACCAGCCGGCATCGATGCAGAAGTAGTCGGCTCCGGCCTCGGCGGCTGCGTCGATCAGCGGCAGCAGCTTCTCCGTGGTCGGATCGCCCAGCAGCGTGTTCATGTAGTCGTTGAAGACCACCGGCATCCGGTCGTCGATCGGACGGCGATGACGTATCGCGCGCCGTTGACGCGTGAGCGCGGCGAACACACTGTCGCGGTCTGCACCGGCGACGAGGGACACCGGCACTGTCGTGAATGGCTTGTCGGCCGTGACCTCGACACTCCACTGATGTTCCTGGTCGGTCGGACCGCTGAGCAGCAGGTAGCCGCCGTGGCGGGTCTCGCCGAGCTCGTAGTGCCACGGTCCGTTGTGCTCGATCTGCCAGCCGAGGGCGTACGGCGCACTCCGGTCGACCAGGACACCGACAGGCAGCCACTCCCCGCTGGACCACGAATTCGAGCTGGTCACCGCGTGCCGGCTCCTGGCGACATGGCGGTGCGAGTCGCGGACGATGTCCGCCAGCGCCGCACTCCGCAATGGCCGAGTCGACCAGCGGCTTTCCGCCATCCAGCTGTTGGCGGCGGAAAGCAGGTCGGCGTCGATCGACGCGAGGCCGACCACGAGCGACGACAGGAACGTGAGCTCCAGCGATCCCGTGCCGATCATCGAGGCTTCGCTCCAGGCCCGTACGCCGGCTCGCGCTTCGAACCCACTCGTGACGCACAGACCGGTGGCGGGGTCCTCCTGGGTGATGCGCAACGTCGTCTCGGTTTCCTTGTGACGGACGTAGCGCAACTGTTGCCCGAGACTGGTGTCGACGTGCCGGTTGGTGCTCGGCGATAGTCCGTGTCCGACGGCGGAGACCTCGACCAGTGGCTGGCTGGGATCCGCCGTACTGCTGTCTGCTGGTGCGGCTTTCTGTGAGGCTTCGCGTACGGCGATCAGCCGCACCGGGCCGTCGTCGAGGGCGAACGTCAGCGTCAGGTCAGGCGTACTCCAGTGCAGCAGGTCCATCGGCGCGTCTCATTCCGTGGTCGGGCTCACCACGCCTCGTTCGAGGAGGTAGTCCTCGACGGTGAACAGGTGGGCGGCCATGCGGGTGCGTGCTCGGTCGGGGTCGTGGGTGGTCAGGGCGGCGAGGATCGAGAGGTGTTCGGAGTGGGCGGTCTCGTCCGCGCCGGGCTGCGAGATGGATCGGCGCAGCCGGTCGCGCATCGTGCGTCCACCCAGCGCGTCGATGAGTGCGGTCAGCACCGGGTTGCCGGCCGCCTCCGCGATGATGCGGTGGAAGGCGATGTCGTTCTCGATCACCGTCTCGTGGTTCGGCTCCTCGAGCGTCAGTTCGGCCCCGTTGTGACGCAAGAGCTCGGCAGCGGCGTCGAGCTCCGCCGAGGCGATCCGCAGCGCTGCTGAGGCGGCGGCCTCGGTCTCGAGGATCCGGCGTACCGCGTGCAGATGATGTGTTCCGCTGCCCTCCTGCAGGTCGACAACGAAGCCGAGCGGAGCCAGCAGCATGGACGGATCCAGCTTGGTGACGTAGGTACCGTCACCTTGCCGCGTCTCGAGAACTCCCATCATCGACAGTGCGCGGACCCCCTCGCGCAGGGGATTCCTCGACACGCCGAGTGCCGCGGCGAGGTCTTTCTCGACGGGAAGCCGGTCGCCCGGCCGGAGCCGGCCGTCGATGAGCATGTGCCGGATGCTCTCGACCACGATGTCGGTCTGTGAAACGCCTGGGGTGCGAGACGGCTCAGCCACCTTGCCGGTGGTCATGGCAGCGGGTCTCGTTCCGCGCGTGATGCCCAGTAGGTACCGTCCGGGAATTGGTAGGTCTTGAGTGACGTCCTGTGCATCTCGGCACTGTAACCGGGCGCGGCCGGAAGCACGTACGCGCCGTTCCTTACCACGCAGGGATCGACGAAGTGTTCGTGCAGGTGGTCGACGTACTCGGTGACGCGGCCGTCGAGGCTGCCTGACACGGCGACGTAGTCGAAGACCGCGAGATGCTGAACGAGTTCGCACAGACCGACGCCACCCGCATGTGGGCAGACCGGCACGTCGAACCAGGCAGCGAGAAGGTAGACCGCGAGTACCTCGTTGACGCTGCCGAGCCGGGCCGCGTCGAGCTGGCAGTAGTCGATGGCGCCGGCCTGGAACAGCTGCTTGAACAGAACCCGGTTCATGCCGTGCTCGCCGGTGGCGACGCCGATGGGTGCCACGGCTTTGCGGATCGCGGCGTGACCCAGGATGTCGTCGGGACTGGTCGGTTCCTCGATCCACAGCGGGTCGAACTCGGCCAGCGACTTGATCCATTCGATCGCCTGCGGGACCTCCCACACCTGGTTCGCGTCGATCATCAGATGACCGTCCGGCCCGAGGACCTCGCGGGCGATGCCACAGCGCCGGATGTCGTCGGCCAGATCGGCGCCGACCTTGAGTTTCACATGTTTGTAGCCTGCGGCAACGGCTTCCTCGCAGAGCCTGCGCAGTTTGGTGTCGGAGTACCCGAGCCATCCGGCGGAGGTCGTGTAACACGGGTAGCCGGATGCCTCGAGCTGCTCGATTCGTTGCTTGCGGCCACCTACCTGCCGCTCCAGCAGGGTGATGGCTTGCTTCGGCGTCAGGACGTCGGCGAGATACCGCAGATCGGCGGCCGCGACGAGTTGTTCGGGTGACATGTCGGACAGCAGTCGCCACAGCGGTACGCCGGCCCGTCGGGCGGCGAGATCCCACACCGCGTTCATGACCGCGGCCAGGGCCAGATGGATGACTCCCTTGTCCGGGCCGAGCCATCGCAGTTGGCTGTCCGACTGCAGTTCCCGGTAGATCCCGCCGGGGTCATCGCACAGCTCGTCGACGTCTCGGCCCACCAGTGGTACGGCGCGCTGAGCGGCGGCGGCGACGCACAGGTCGTTGCCGCGCCCGATGGTGAAGGTGAAGCCGTGCCCGGCGAGATCCGGGTCGTCTGTGTGCAGCACGACGTACGCCGCGGAGTGGTCGCCGTCCTTGTTCATCGCGTCGGATCCGTCGCTGGTCAGCGACGTCGGGAAGCGGACGTCGACGACCTCCACCGACGTGATGCGTGGCATGGCGGGCCCCTCTCGATCAGCAATAGATGGGATCTTTCTACGCCCTTGATGTCGTTCAGTATGGACCAAGCTCCGTCACGGCGCTACGATCCCGGAAATTCATGGGATTAATACCTCGCCGTCTCGAGGGAGGACCGTGGTATGGGCAACCTGGTGAGCTCGGACCGCTCCGGTATGCAGCGGCTGTTCTACGACCGGCCCGCCGAAACGTGGCTGGAGGCGCTGCCGCTCGGCAACGGCCGGATCGGCGCGATGTGCTT
Encoded here:
- a CDS encoding L-fuconate dehydratase, producing the protein MPRITSVEVVDVRFPTSLTSDGSDAMNKDGDHSAAYVVLHTDDPDLAGHGFTFTIGRGNDLCVAAAAQRAVPLVGRDVDELCDDPGGIYRELQSDSQLRWLGPDKGVIHLALAAVMNAVWDLAARRAGVPLWRLLSDMSPEQLVAAADLRYLADVLTPKQAITLLERQVGGRKQRIEQLEASGYPCYTTSAGWLGYSDTKLRRLCEEAVAAGYKHVKLKVGADLADDIRRCGIAREVLGPDGHLMIDANQVWEVPQAIEWIKSLAEFDPLWIEEPTSPDDILGHAAIRKAVAPIGVATGEHGMNRVLFKQLFQAGAIDYCQLDAARLGSVNEVLAVYLLAAWFDVPVCPHAGGVGLCELVQHLAVFDYVAVSGSLDGRVTEYVDHLHEHFVDPCVVRNGAYVLPAAPGYSAEMHRTSLKTYQFPDGTYWASRAERDPLP